In Deltaproteobacteria bacterium, a single window of DNA contains:
- a CDS encoding cbb3-type cytochrome c oxidase subunit I: MAAVEVHDTPELQEPERRTYLNAGHTLSSWLLTVDHKRIGIMYLIAVTSFFLVGALFAALVRLELTTPAGDLLSADLYNKAFTMHGVVMVFFVLIPSVPATLGNFLIPIMIGARDVAFPRLNLFSWYLFMAGGLFALSAAVTGGVDTGWTFYTPYSSTYANGSVLLAGMGAFVAGFSSILTGLNFIVTIHTMRAPGMHWFRLPLFIWAHYATALIQVLGTPVIAITLLLMMLERGLHIGIFDPTLGGDPVLFQHLFWFYSHPAVYIMILPAMGVISEMIACFSRRRIFGYSFVAFSSLAIAIIGFFVWGHHLYVSSQSVYVGLVFSFITFLVAIPSAIKTFNWAATMYKGSISYDSPMIFVLGFMGLFLIGGLTGLFLAAVGLDVHLHDTYFVVAHFHYIMVGGAIMGFLGGLHFWWPKMTGRMYPELPAKIAAWLVFAGFNLTFFPQFLAGYIGMPRRYHEYPPEFQIFNVMSSGGAVVLGIGYLMPMIYLIWSIFYGKKASANPWTGKGLEWTIPSPPPTENFERTPIVMEEAYEYSHLEVKKVG, translated from the coding sequence ATGGCTGCCGTTGAAGTCCACGACACTCCTGAACTCCAAGAACCGGAACGCCGCACCTATTTGAACGCTGGGCATACGCTCTCGTCCTGGTTGCTGACCGTCGACCACAAACGCATCGGGATCATGTACCTGATTGCGGTGACGTCGTTTTTCCTGGTTGGCGCGTTGTTTGCCGCCTTGGTGCGGTTAGAACTGACGACCCCAGCTGGCGACCTCCTGAGCGCCGACCTCTACAATAAAGCGTTCACCATGCACGGCGTGGTGATGGTGTTCTTCGTCCTCATCCCCTCTGTGCCCGCCACATTGGGCAACTTCCTGATTCCCATCATGATCGGTGCCCGTGACGTTGCGTTTCCACGGCTCAACCTGTTCAGTTGGTATCTCTTCATGGCTGGCGGGCTCTTCGCGCTTTCGGCGGCGGTGACCGGTGGAGTCGATACCGGCTGGACATTCTATACCCCGTACAGTTCCACTTATGCGAATGGCAGCGTCTTGCTGGCCGGCATGGGTGCATTCGTTGCTGGCTTTTCCTCTATTCTTACTGGGCTGAATTTCATTGTCACGATTCACACGATGCGCGCCCCGGGCATGCATTGGTTCCGCCTCCCGCTGTTCATTTGGGCGCACTACGCTACCGCGCTCATCCAGGTGTTGGGAACGCCGGTCATTGCTATCACGCTCCTGCTGATGATGCTCGAACGCGGCCTCCACATTGGCATCTTCGACCCGACCCTCGGCGGCGACCCGGTGCTCTTCCAGCATCTCTTCTGGTTCTACTCTCACCCCGCCGTCTACATCATGATCTTGCCGGCCATGGGCGTCATCAGCGAAATGATTGCGTGTTTCTCGCGACGAAGAATCTTCGGCTACTCCTTTGTGGCCTTTTCTAGTCTGGCGATTGCGATCATCGGTTTCTTCGTCTGGGGGCATCATCTCTACGTGAGCAGCCAGTCCGTCTACGTCGGACTGGTGTTCTCTTTCATTACCTTCCTTGTCGCGATTCCCTCGGCGATCAAGACGTTCAACTGGGCCGCGACCATGTACAAAGGGTCGATCTCGTATGACTCGCCCATGATTTTCGTGCTGGGCTTTATGGGTTTGTTCCTCATCGGCGGGCTCACGGGTCTCTTTCTAGCGGCAGTTGGTCTGGATGTCCACTTGCACGACACCTACTTCGTCGTCGCTCATTTCCATTACATCATGGTCGGGGGCGCAATCATGGGGTTTCTAGGCGGGCTCCACTTCTGGTGGCCAAAGATGACCGGGCGCATGTATCCGGAACTGCCGGCCAAAATTGCCGCGTGGTTGGTGTTCGCCGGTTTCAATTTGACCTTCTTCCCCCAATTCCTTGCCGGCTACATCGGCATGCCGCGCCGCTACCACGAATATCCGCCCGAGTTCCAGATCTTCAATGTGATGTCGAGCGGTGGGGCTGTGGTATTAGGAATTGGCTACTTGATGCCGATGATCTATCTCATCTGGTCGATTTTCTACGGGAAGAAGGCATCGGCAAATCCATGGACGGGGAAAGGGTTAGAGTGGACGATCCCTTCGCCGCCGCCCACGGAAAACTTCGAGCGTACGCCGATCGTCATGGAAGAGGCGTACGAATACTCCCACCTGGAGGTAAAAAAAGTTGGCTGA
- the coxB gene encoding cytochrome c oxidase subunit II, whose protein sequence is MGKFSFWPESASSFAWEVDALYIFIGLVCLVFGLGVFLTVVGFAIKYKRKSDDEIPEQIEGNLPLEIFWSVVPLGIVLAMFAWGAVLFFKMSTPPAEALNFSVVGKQWMWKVQHPEGKREINELHIPIGQPIKLTITAEDVLHSFYIPAFRTKIDAVPGRYTTSWFEPTKAGEYHIFCAEYCGLDHSRMIGKVVVMEPTQYTQWLKNGNVAVASVAGNEPPEAVGARLFEEQRCVTCHQTNGTLGPMLAGVFGHEVKLQSGETIMADETYVRESIMNPTAKIVAGFQPLMPTYQGQLSEDQLIQLIAYIKSLSQTGIQTQAEHRAENEG, encoded by the coding sequence ATGGGAAAATTTTCTTTTTGGCCTGAGTCGGCGTCCAGCTTTGCATGGGAGGTCGATGCTCTGTACATTTTCATCGGCCTCGTGTGTCTCGTGTTCGGATTGGGCGTCTTTCTGACGGTCGTCGGTTTCGCCATAAAATACAAACGGAAATCCGACGACGAAATACCGGAGCAAATCGAGGGCAACCTGCCGCTCGAAATTTTCTGGTCCGTCGTGCCTCTCGGTATCGTTCTCGCGATGTTCGCCTGGGGGGCGGTGCTCTTCTTTAAGATGTCTACTCCGCCGGCCGAGGCGTTGAACTTTTCCGTTGTCGGCAAGCAGTGGATGTGGAAAGTCCAGCACCCGGAAGGCAAACGGGAAATCAACGAGCTGCACATTCCGATCGGACAGCCGATCAAGCTCACCATCACTGCGGAAGACGTACTCCACAGTTTCTATATTCCTGCGTTTCGTACCAAAATAGATGCAGTTCCCGGTCGCTACACGACCAGTTGGTTCGAGCCCACGAAAGCCGGCGAATATCATATCTTTTGCGCCGAATATTGCGGCTTGGATCATTCCCGCATGATCGGTAAGGTTGTCGTTATGGAACCGACGCAGTATACGCAATGGCTGAAGAACGGTAATGTCGCCGTCGCGAGTGTCGCAGGAAACGAACCCCCGGAGGCGGTCGGCGCACGTTTGTTCGAAGAGCAACGCTGCGTGACTTGCCATCAGACCAACGGTACTCTGGGGCCGATGCTCGCCGGTGTCTTCGGTCATGAAGTGAAGCTCCAGAGCGGTGAGACGATTATGGCCGATGAAACCTACGTGCGCGAGTCGATTATGAATCCGACGGCGAAGATCGTGGCTGGGTTCCAGCCCCTCATGCCGACATATCAAGGACAACTTTCCGAGGATCAGCTTATCCAGCTCATCGCGTACATTAAGTCTCTGAGTCAGACTGGCATACAGACGCAGGCCGAGCATCGCGCGGAAAACGAGGGATAA
- a CDS encoding SCO family protein has protein sequence MPGAGPGGDMLAFQKPALFNPFPNVGFDQRLDEQLPLDLSFADETGKAVQLRDYFGGKPVLLSLAYYDCPMLCTLVLNGLVRTLRTLAFSAGTEFNVLTVSFDSREKPPLAAEKRKIYLDAYNRPGADTGWHFLTGDEAAIQQLTKAVGFRYSYDQSSQQFAHASGIMILTPEGRLSHYFFGIEYAPRDVRLGLVEASAGKIGSAVDQILLLCFHYDPAAGKYGLFIMRIVQTLGFLTMVALGSYVFAMLRRERKQHLADGATPAFSTGRS, from the coding sequence ATGCCCGGAGCCGGACCTGGCGGCGATATGCTTGCTTTTCAGAAACCGGCGCTGTTTAATCCTTTTCCTAACGTTGGGTTCGACCAACGCCTTGACGAACAGCTCCCGCTAGATCTTTCGTTCGCTGACGAGACCGGGAAAGCGGTCCAACTGCGCGACTATTTCGGAGGGAAACCAGTGCTCTTGTCACTGGCCTACTACGATTGCCCCATGCTCTGTACGTTGGTGCTGAACGGACTCGTCCGCACGCTCCGTACTCTGGCCTTCTCTGCCGGGACGGAATTTAACGTGCTGACGGTCAGTTTCGACTCGCGAGAGAAGCCTCCATTGGCCGCCGAGAAACGGAAAATTTACTTGGACGCCTACAACCGGCCTGGGGCGGACACTGGCTGGCATTTTCTGACGGGAGACGAAGCCGCGATCCAACAACTGACAAAGGCCGTGGGTTTTCGTTACTCCTACGACCAAAGCTCCCAGCAATTCGCCCATGCCAGTGGCATCATGATCTTGACGCCAGAAGGGCGGCTGTCGCATTACTTTTTCGGCATCGAATATGCTCCCCGCGATGTCCGGTTAGGGTTAGTGGAAGCCTCGGCAGGGAAGATCGGCTCGGCGGTCGACCAAATTCTTTTGCTCTGTTTTCATTACGACCCGGCGGCGGGGAAATACGGGCTCTTCATCATGAGGATCGTACAAACATTAGGCTTTTTGACGATGGTAGCGCTGGGATCGTATGTCTTTGCGATGTTGCGGCGAGAACGGAAGCAGCATCTGGCAGATGGAGCTACTCCTGCGTTCTCGACCGGAAGAAGCTGA
- a CDS encoding cytochrome c yields the protein MKNAALKGIALGCLVLIAGCRQDMHDQPRFEPLEANSFFSDHRSARPILKGVVARGDLQEDDHLYKGQENGAPATRFPFPVTKDVLLRGQERFNIYCSPCHGPLGNGEGMIVQRGLKQPPSFHIDRLREAPAGYFFTVISNGFGVMFDYADRVAPKDRWAIIAYIRALQLSQHATLDDVPAEERQKLAGSH from the coding sequence ATGAAGAACGCTGCATTAAAAGGAATCGCCCTCGGCTGTCTCGTGCTCATTGCCGGGTGTCGGCAGGATATGCACGACCAGCCAAGATTCGAGCCGCTAGAAGCTAACTCCTTCTTCTCCGATCATCGTTCTGCCCGCCCGATTCTTAAGGGCGTAGTGGCGCGTGGGGATTTACAGGAGGATGACCACCTCTACAAAGGGCAAGAAAACGGCGCTCCTGCCACAAGGTTTCCTTTCCCGGTCACCAAAGACGTTTTGCTCCGTGGACAGGAGCGGTTCAACATCTACTGCTCTCCTTGTCATGGCCCGCTTGGCAACGGCGAAGGAATGATCGTGCAGCGCGGACTGAAGCAGCCTCCCTCTTTTCACATTGACCGCTTACGTGAGGCTCCCGCCGGTTACTTCTTTACCGTTATCTCCAACGGTTTCGGCGTGATGTTCGATTATGCCGATCGCGTGGCCCCCAAGGATCGGTGGGCAATCATCGCGTACATTCGCGCTTTACAGCTTAGCCAACATGCAACTTTAGACGACGTTCCTGCCGAAGAACGGCAGAAACTTGCTGGATCGCACTAA
- a CDS encoding DUF3341 domain-containing protein: MAEFASADELVAAARRTREAGYRDVDAYSPFPVHGMDEALALPKSSVPLFVLLGALAGTALGFGLEYWVSVIEYPIMVGGKPFFSWPAFVPVAYETTILLGGLTAAISMLLINGLPMPYHPVFNVERFSQAMTDRFFLCIEATDPKFNREETKKFLEGFHPYQVSEVEE; this comes from the coding sequence ATGGCGGAGTTCGCTTCCGCCGATGAACTTGTGGCGGCGGCGCGCCGTACGCGCGAAGCCGGCTATCGCGATGTCGATGCGTATTCTCCATTTCCCGTCCATGGCATGGATGAAGCCTTGGCGCTGCCTAAAAGTTCAGTTCCTCTGTTCGTGCTTCTCGGAGCACTGGCCGGAACCGCTCTCGGATTTGGGCTCGAATATTGGGTCTCGGTGATCGAGTATCCTATCATGGTCGGGGGAAAACCCTTCTTCAGTTGGCCGGCGTTCGTCCCCGTGGCCTATGAAACGACGATTCTGTTGGGCGGGCTCACGGCAGCGATCAGCATGTTACTTATCAACGGGCTCCCTATGCCGTACCACCCGGTCTTCAATGTCGAACGTTTTTCGCAAGCCATGACCGATCGGTTTTTCCTCTGTATCGAGGCGACCGATCCTAAGTTCAACCGTGAAGAGACTAAGAAGTTTCTTGAAGGGTTCCATCCTTATCAAGTGAGTGAAGTTGAGGAATAG
- the nrfD gene encoding polysulfide reductase NrfD — MASVAHSAPETHTPDEVVQPLIAPGNSYKSITEKISNVILSGKTPMFWFFWFSLAFLFVNILGLSATVLLLIGTGIWGVTIPIGWGFAIINFVWWIGIGHAGTLISAVLLLLNQRWRTSINRFAETMTIFAVLCAGMFPLLHTGRPWLAAYWLMPYPSTMGVWPQFRSPLIWDVFAVSTYLTISAVFWIVGLIPDFAALRERATSRFGKVAYGMLAMGWRGSARHWHHYEIAYLLLAGLSTPLVVSVHSIVSLDFAVSVIPGWHTTIFPPYFVAGAIYAGFAMVLTLGIPMRKVWKLEDFITMRHIDCMAKVMLATGLFVAYGYSIEAFMGYYSANTYEGFMISNRMFGPYWWSYWSLIFFNVLIPQLLWFRSIRANIPALFGISMSINVGMWLERFVIVVTSLHRDFLPSAWGMYYPTRWDWGLFTGTLGFFLFMMLLFIRIAPIISITEVRALFFETKHGHRNKHGTEEAAA; from the coding sequence ATGGCTAGCGTGGCGCACTCCGCTCCAGAGACACATACTCCCGACGAAGTAGTCCAACCGCTCATCGCGCCAGGAAACTCGTACAAGTCGATTACCGAGAAGATCAGCAATGTGATTCTCTCGGGAAAGACCCCGATGTTTTGGTTTTTCTGGTTCAGCCTAGCGTTTCTCTTCGTCAACATCCTCGGACTCTCGGCCACCGTCTTGTTGCTGATCGGCACCGGGATCTGGGGGGTCACCATCCCCATCGGTTGGGGCTTCGCCATCATCAATTTCGTTTGGTGGATCGGTATCGGGCACGCGGGGACACTGATCTCCGCCGTCTTACTCCTGCTCAATCAAAGATGGCGCACCTCGATCAACCGCTTTGCCGAGACGATGACGATCTTCGCCGTGCTGTGCGCCGGGATGTTCCCTCTTCTACATACCGGGCGGCCTTGGCTGGCGGCCTATTGGCTGATGCCCTATCCCAGCACCATGGGTGTCTGGCCGCAATTTCGCAGTCCGTTGATTTGGGACGTATTCGCTGTGAGTACCTACCTCACGATCTCGGCGGTCTTCTGGATTGTCGGGTTGATCCCGGACTTCGCGGCCTTGCGCGAGCGCGCGACGAGTCGGTTCGGGAAAGTGGCCTACGGGATGCTGGCCATGGGCTGGCGCGGGTCGGCGCGACACTGGCATCATTACGAGATTGCCTACCTACTGCTTGCCGGACTTTCCACACCTCTGGTCGTCTCCGTCCATTCCATCGTGAGTCTCGACTTCGCAGTTTCCGTCATTCCTGGCTGGCACACGACGATTTTCCCCCCCTACTTCGTGGCCGGCGCGATCTATGCCGGGTTCGCGATGGTGCTGACTTTAGGGATTCCCATGCGCAAGGTGTGGAAACTTGAGGACTTCATCACCATGCGTCATATCGACTGCATGGCGAAAGTCATGTTGGCCACTGGGCTGTTCGTCGCCTATGGCTACAGCATTGAAGCCTTCATGGGTTATTACAGTGCCAACACCTACGAAGGGTTTATGATCTCCAACCGGATGTTCGGGCCGTACTGGTGGTCGTACTGGTCGCTCATCTTTTTCAATGTCTTGATCCCTCAGCTCCTCTGGTTCCGCAGTATTCGCGCGAACATTCCGGCTTTGTTCGGGATCTCGATGTCGATTAACGTCGGCATGTGGCTCGAACGCTTCGTCATTGTGGTCACCAGCTTGCACCGTGACTTCTTGCCTTCTGCGTGGGGGATGTACTATCCGACGAGATGGGATTGGGGGCTGTTCACGGGCACCCTCGGGTTCTTCTTATTCATGATGCTCTTGTTCATCCGTATCGCTCCCATCATTTCGATCACCGAGGTGCGAGCGCTCTTCTTCGAGACCAAACATGGTCATAGGAATAAACACGGCACCGAGGAGGCCGCAGCATGA
- a CDS encoding TAT-variant-translocated molybdopterin oxidoreductase, translating into MTIPHTLNTPLDLAAIRARLADSRGPQYWRSLEELANTQEFQEVLEKEFPQHASVWLDSLSRRGFLQLMGASMALAGLSACTKQPEEHIVPYTKPPEFVLPGRAQFYATAVLLGGVATGVLVESHTGRPTKIEGNPEHPGSLGSTDAFTQASILALYDPDRAQVVSHARRISSWEAFVADVKPALDAQRAKRGAGLRILTETVTSPTLAAQMQALLQDFPEARWHQYEPVNRDAVWAGSRIAFGEAVEPQYHFEKAEVILSLDGDFLFGLPGSVRYAREFSAKRKVHDGHGTMNRLYVAESAASITGSVADHRLSLRSGEIELLARAVAKEIGLTNIQLGKWENGPRYAKWLSALVRDLQKHKGTSVVVAGEYQPPAVHAIAHALNVTLGNVGQTVVYTEPLQVNPTGQLDSLRTLVDDMRAGKVELLVILGGNPAYTAPVDLGFTEAIEKVALRVHCSSHPDETAALCHWHIPEAHSLEAWGDARAYDGTVTVIQPLIAPLYAGKSHLEMVAVLRDQTTAGYDIVRKYWEEQRPGAEFERFWRKSVHDGVIAGTAFAPKDVSLASANWSLLDQGAQAGAPAQGALEIVFRPDPSVWDGRFANNGWLQELPKQLTKLTWDNAALMSPKTAERLNLANEEVIELKYKERKVQAAVWIAPGQPDETITAYLGYGRTHAGRVGSGMGFSAQALRTSGAPWFGTDVTIRRTGERYPLACTQDHHSMEGRDLVRSGTLEQFKRHPHFVHEMGHEEVDLNLSLYPEVKYEGYKWGMTIDTSSCIGCGACVTACQAENNIPIVGKEQVGIGREMHWIRVDRYYGGDLDHPEVYHQPVPCMQCENAPCEPVCPVGATVHSSEGLNDMVYNRCVGTRYCSNNCPYKVRRFNFFLYQDWDTPSLKFQRNPNVSIRSRGVMEKCTYCVQRINFARIATEKEDRRIHDGEIVTACQAACPAQAIIFGDLNDKESQVAKAKATPLNYGLLMDLNTRPRTTYLARLKNPNPEIENG; encoded by the coding sequence ATGACAATACCACACACGTTGAACACGCCGCTGGATCTCGCGGCTATCCGCGCTCGCTTAGCGGACAGTCGCGGCCCTCAGTACTGGCGCAGCCTGGAAGAACTTGCCAACACGCAGGAGTTCCAGGAGGTGCTGGAGAAGGAATTTCCTCAGCACGCCTCGGTCTGGCTCGATTCGTTGAGCCGTCGTGGGTTTTTACAGCTCATGGGTGCCTCGATGGCGTTGGCGGGCCTGAGTGCTTGTACGAAACAACCGGAAGAACACATCGTTCCGTACACGAAACCGCCGGAATTCGTGTTGCCCGGGCGCGCGCAGTTTTATGCCACAGCGGTGCTGCTCGGCGGTGTGGCGACCGGGGTCTTGGTCGAGAGTCACACCGGGCGTCCCACGAAAATCGAAGGAAATCCAGAACATCCTGGCAGCCTCGGCTCTACGGATGCCTTTACGCAAGCCTCCATTCTTGCGCTTTACGATCCCGATCGTGCCCAGGTCGTTTCGCATGCGCGCCGTATCAGCTCGTGGGAGGCCTTTGTCGCCGACGTCAAGCCTGCGCTAGACGCGCAACGCGCGAAGCGTGGGGCAGGGCTCCGTATTCTGACGGAAACCGTGACGTCGCCGACGTTGGCGGCACAGATGCAAGCCCTCTTGCAAGATTTCCCCGAGGCTCGGTGGCACCAGTATGAACCTGTCAATCGCGATGCTGTATGGGCGGGGTCCCGCATCGCGTTTGGGGAAGCCGTTGAGCCGCAATACCACTTCGAAAAAGCGGAAGTGATTCTCTCCCTCGACGGTGATTTCCTCTTCGGGTTGCCGGGGAGCGTCCGTTACGCGCGAGAATTTTCCGCCAAGCGCAAAGTGCATGACGGGCATGGCACCATGAATCGCCTGTATGTGGCGGAAAGCGCGGCTTCTATCACTGGATCGGTTGCCGATCACCGTCTGTCGTTACGGTCTGGAGAGATCGAGCTGCTCGCCCGTGCGGTGGCGAAAGAAATTGGGCTGACTAACATTCAGCTCGGCAAATGGGAGAATGGACCCAGATACGCGAAATGGCTCTCCGCCCTGGTCCGTGACCTGCAAAAGCACAAAGGCACCAGTGTTGTGGTAGCGGGCGAATATCAGCCGCCGGCTGTGCACGCCATTGCCCACGCGCTGAACGTGACTCTGGGAAACGTTGGGCAGACCGTCGTTTATACCGAGCCGCTGCAAGTCAACCCAACCGGTCAACTCGATTCGCTCCGCACGCTTGTCGATGACATGAGGGCCGGGAAGGTCGAGCTGCTAGTCATTCTCGGCGGGAACCCTGCTTACACGGCACCGGTGGATCTTGGCTTTACCGAGGCGATCGAGAAAGTCGCTCTGCGCGTGCATTGCAGTTCTCATCCTGACGAGACCGCAGCGCTTTGCCACTGGCACATTCCCGAGGCGCATTCCCTCGAGGCCTGGGGGGATGCTCGCGCGTATGACGGCACAGTCACCGTCATCCAGCCATTGATCGCACCGCTCTACGCAGGAAAGTCGCACCTTGAGATGGTGGCTGTTCTTAGAGATCAGACCACTGCTGGCTACGATATCGTGCGCAAGTATTGGGAAGAGCAACGCCCAGGCGCGGAATTCGAGCGCTTTTGGCGCAAATCCGTCCATGATGGCGTCATTGCGGGAACCGCCTTTGCTCCCAAGGACGTTTCTCTCGCCAGTGCCAACTGGTCGCTTCTCGATCAAGGCGCGCAAGCCGGAGCGCCCGCGCAAGGGGCGCTCGAAATCGTTTTCCGTCCCGATCCGTCGGTCTGGGATGGTCGCTTTGCCAATAACGGCTGGTTGCAAGAATTGCCCAAGCAGTTGACCAAGCTGACCTGGGACAATGCCGCTCTCATGAGCCCGAAAACAGCGGAACGGCTCAATCTTGCCAACGAAGAAGTGATCGAGCTGAAATACAAAGAACGAAAAGTTCAGGCTGCGGTGTGGATTGCTCCCGGGCAGCCGGACGAGACTATCACCGCCTATCTTGGCTACGGCCGCACCCATGCTGGCCGCGTCGGTTCGGGGATGGGGTTTAGTGCCCAGGCGTTACGCACCTCCGGTGCCCCATGGTTTGGGACCGACGTGACCATCCGGAGGACCGGGGAGCGTTATCCCCTAGCATGTACTCAGGACCATCACAGCATGGAGGGCCGCGATCTCGTTCGTAGCGGCACGCTGGAGCAATTCAAGCGTCATCCCCACTTCGTGCACGAAATGGGGCATGAGGAAGTCGACCTGAATCTGTCGCTATACCCTGAAGTGAAATATGAAGGGTACAAATGGGGTATGACGATCGACACAAGCTCTTGCATCGGATGCGGAGCGTGTGTGACCGCCTGTCAGGCCGAGAACAACATCCCCATCGTCGGCAAGGAGCAGGTCGGTATCGGCCGCGAAATGCACTGGATTCGTGTGGACCGCTACTATGGCGGCGACCTCGACCATCCGGAAGTCTATCATCAGCCGGTGCCGTGTATGCAGTGCGAAAACGCTCCTTGCGAGCCGGTCTGTCCGGTTGGTGCCACCGTTCACAGCAGCGAGGGGCTCAACGACATGGTGTATAACCGGTGCGTAGGGACTCGGTACTGCTCGAACAACTGCCCGTATAAAGTACGGCGCTTCAACTTCTTTCTTTATCAAGATTGGGATACGCCGAGCTTGAAGTTCCAGCGCAATCCCAACGTGTCTATCCGCAGCCGCGGGGTGATGGAGAAATGCACCTACTGCGTGCAGCGGATCAACTTCGCGCGCATCGCTACCGAAAAAGAAGACCGCCGTATCCACGACGGCGAGATCGTGACCGCGTGCCAGGCCGCGTGCCCGGCGCAGGCGATTATCTTCGGCGACCTCAACGACAAAGAGAGTCAGGTGGCGAAAGCGAAAGCGACTCCTTTGAATTATGGTTTGCTCATGGACCTCAACACCAGACCTCGTACGACGTACTTGGCGCGGTTAAAGAATCCTAATCCGGAGATTGAGAATGGCTAG